The Porites lutea chromosome 4, jaPorLute2.1, whole genome shotgun sequence genome contains a region encoding:
- the LOC140933651 gene encoding uncharacterized protein, producing the protein MESNRVLLTPEGWDANDDKMNPDVSDFDDTDSECNSSSQSIPLARYPSLAELSSIATNCEANKMVSDESLVQEEKNMPVAGIEDCKHQITSQLLNSVWNQGLPATPPKLADTSKNCTNQTGDDPLTPTANLKMLVSAASPAIRDREIKKRELFPGQNSNTFEALHMAASSLISNSKQSEALVDEKFIKEESSQLDCGGNKITVSRKDKSLGLLCQKFLSKYPEYPKRNEFIEISLDDVAKDLSVERRRIYDIVNVLESVEVITRYAKNRYVWHGKSRLPTTLVKLKNYAVSQGFQLKPSPSRKENPKPKKEKAKKAPIIPPSSKLPLLLPKDTNVMNLVHSLTPTVGVDQSLMPPPPMQDTAADESTNKKPKYKENISEYCRKDKSLGVLSQKFLMMFLVSENRYVTLEDAANVLIGDEEEGQTKYKTKVRRLYDIANILSSLQLIEKVHIHSIQTGRKPGFRWIGIDPDKLELVAYTQDEIQKPPSVKRICAEKSRGLDEGESAVGRLIRRRPSQQQLRSEDPDASKCKLPRSQSERVLGTKKHCGGEEDGFSVQELTASYGADPSAASPTEAKFRAELKKLHQQYPDRMSQLLSACRHSDDFDARKSRRSLFISGTAELEDAPEPKRRRSADDFSTILQKTDNGFSHSSTSPFKSIDDGRKDLTPCSPKQSSPKASLDHSSPEQKILLERQKQQKLLEEQRGFDSQDELWKRMERQLEKAFPNPGPSRPMMVHQSSSPLPYDELVEQSSVAIQASLIDDVSPLKPLSYYSKLKSPWKDPGSLQSSRQASATPSPIQFQNNCALNSMSNPHALTPTPILPATERPIQVNNSCPSNTIFLQIPAQPGDGGPVLWATATPPSGNSTPSPDQLIKVMGQTVNTPLLYSPRSLTPTPEPGNMDLSQVSSVVEFTTPCMTMGDVQQPLAGNQPVNSGNAIPSNQALTIQLPTTHHLSSVEMFSSSPVSGSLAHLQFNTPVMKLTDINKVVPIETPTTTVQLLADVSKRLSLPLNSHQPS; encoded by the exons ATGGAATCAAACCGAGTTTTATTAACTCCTGAAGGCTGGGATGCCAACGACGATAAAATGAACCCAGACGTTAGTGATTTTGATGATACGGACAGCGAGTGTAACAGCTCATCACAATCAATCCCTTTAGCCAGATATCCTTCGCTGGCGGAACTCTCGTCGATAGCTACAAATTGCGAGGCGAATAAAATGGTTTCTGATGAGTCACTCGTGCAGGAGGAAAAGAATATGCCGGTTGCTGGCATCGAAGATTGCAAACATCAAATTACAAGTCAGCTGCTGAACAGTGTTTGGAATCAAGGACTTCCCGCTACCCCGCCAAAGTTAGCAGATACATCAAAGAACTGCACAAATCAAACCGGTGATGATCCACTCACACCTACAGCTAATCTTAAAATGCTTGTTAGTGCTGCAAGCCCGGCAATTCGCGATCGCGAGATAAAGAAAAGGGAACTCTTTCCTGGTCAAAATTCTAACACCTTCGAGGCACTTCACATGGCGGCGAGCTCGCTAATTTCAAATTCAAAACAGTCTGAAGCTCTTGTAGACGAAAAATTCATAAAAGAAGAGTCTTCCCAACTTGATTGCGGAGGAAACAAGATAACTGTTAGCAGAAAGGACAAATCGCTTGGCCTTTTGTGTCAGAA GTTTCTCTCAAAATACCCAGAATATCCAAAGAGGAATGAATTTATTGAAATTAGCTTGGATGACGTCGCAAAGGATCTCA GTGTAGAAAGAAGACGTATATATGACATTGTTAATGTACTGGAAAGTGTAGAAGTAATCACCAGATATGCAAAGAACAGATATGTCTGGCATGGGAAATCAAGACTACCCACTACTCTAGTGAAACTTAAG AATTATGCTGTGTCACAGGGTTTTCAGTTGAAGCCTTCACCTTCAAGGAAGGAAAACCCCAAACCCAAAAAGGAAAAG GCAAAGAAGGCTCCAATCATTCCACCATCTTCCAAATTGCCTTTACTTCTGCCAAAGGATACAAATGTCATGAATCTTGTCCACTCCCTAACTCCAACAGTAGGAGTGGATCAAAGTCTTATGCCACCACCACCCATGCAAGACACTGCAGCAGATGAAAGCACCAACAAAAAGCCAAAGTACAAAG AAAACATAAGTGAGTACTGCAGGAAAGACAAGTCCCTAGGAGTGCTCAGTCAAAAATTCCTAATGATGTTTCTTGTTTCTGAG AATCGATATGTAACTTTGGAGGATGCAGCCAATGTCTTGATAGGAGATGAAGAAGAAGGCCAGACAAAGTATAAAA CCAAAGTTCGACGACTCTATGATATTGCCAACATTTTGTCAAGTCTCCAGCTTATAGAAAAAGTTCATATTCATAGCATTCAGACCGGAAGGAAACCTGGTTTTAGATGGATAGGAATTGACCCTGACAAGTTAGAACTAGTGGCCTATACCCAAG ATGAAATTCAAAAACCACCATCAGTAAAGAGAATCTGCGCAGAGAAAAGCCGTGGCCTTGATGAAGGAGAAA GTGCTGTAGGGCGCCTTATAAGGCGGAGGCCGAGTCAACAGCAGCTCAGATCAGAGGATCCAGATGCTAGCAAATGCAAGCTGCCTCGTTCACAATCAGAAAGAGTTCTTGGTACTAAAAAACATTGTGGTGGCGAGGAAGATGGCTTTTCAGTTCAAGAACTTACGGCCTCTTACG GTGCTGATCCGTCTGCCGCGAGCCCGACAGAGGCAAAATTCCGCGCGGAGCTGAAAAAACTACACCAGCAATACCCAGATC GAATGTCACAGCTGCTGTCCGCATGCAGACACTCGGATGATTTTGATGCCAGAAAAAGTCGGCGGTCACTGTTTATCTCTGGTACAGCGGAACTTGAAGATGCTCCAGAGCCCAAGCGAAGGCGAAGCGCCGACGATTTTTCGACAATCCTGCAGAAGACCGACAACGGATTCTCACATTCATCCACTTCGCCGTTCAAAAGCATTGATGATGGAAGAAAGGATCTTACGCCCTGCAGCCCAAAACAATCAAGTCCAAAGGCTTCTCTTGATCATTCCTCTCCTGAACAAAAGATTTTACTGGAGAGACAGAAACAACAGAAACTGTTAGAAGAGCAGCGAGGATTTGATTCACAGGATGAACTGTGGAAACGCATGGAACGTCAGTTGGAGAAGGCATTCCCTAACCCAGGACCAAGCCGTCCCATGATGGTACACCAATCGTCGTCTCCTTTACCTTATGATGAGCTTGTAGAACAGTCTTCAGTTGCCATTCAGGCTAGTCTTATCGACGACGTAAGCCCTCTTAAACCACTTAGCTATTACAGCAAGTTAAAGTCTCCGTGGAAAGACCCTGGATCTTTACAGAGCTCCCGTCAGGCTTCTGCCACGCCCTCGCCGATTCAATTTCAGAACAACTGTGCACTAAATTCCATGTCCAATCCGCACGCGTTGACGCCGACTCCTATTCTTCCAGCCACTGAACGCCCCATTCAAGTTAACAACTCGTGTCCTAGTAACACTATCTTCCTTCAGATTCCTGCCCAACCGGGTGACGGAGGGCCAGTCCTTTGGGCCACAGCCACACCTCCCTCGGGCAATTCCACGCCTTCTCCTGACCAGCTAATCAAGGTAATGGGGCAAACAGTCAACACACCACTGCTGTATAGTCCCAGGTCTCTCACTCCTACTCCAGAGCCTGGTAACATGGATTTGTCCCAAGTGTCTTCAGTAGTTGAATTCACGACACCTTGCATGACAATGGGTGACGTCCAGCAACCGTTGGCGGGAAACCAACCAGTAAATTCGGGTAACGCAATCCCATCGAATCAAGCCTTAACCATTCAACTTCCAACCACGCATCACCTTAGCAGCGTTGAAATGTTCTCTTCTTCTCCAGTATCTGGAAGTTTGGCGCACCTTCAGTTTAACACCCCGGTGATGAAACTCACAGACATTAACAAAGTTGTTCCTATAGAAACACCCACCACCACGGTCCAACTTTTAGCAGATGTTTCTAAACGTCTGTCTCTTCCTCTAAACAGTCATCAACCCAGTTAG
- the LOC140933645 gene encoding cytosolic Fe-S cluster assembly factor narfl-like, with protein MKDHQSEQKNGIPMLASACPGWVCYAEKTHGSYILPYISTTKSPQQIMGSVVKSHFAASLEKRPDDIYHVTIMPCYDKKLEASREDFYNDIYRTRDVDCVISTLELEKMFEEKEVSFTELENAHLDNLFSSVDGDELVGHSGGGSGGYLEHILTFAARELYGRTIDDITYKTLRNKDFKEVTLQVDGQDVLKFAAAYGFRNIQNLVQKLKRGKSPYHFVEVMACPSGCLNGGGQIRPGDGETSKELLSRLDELYNSLRSRKPSENPAVEKLYDEWLGGESSEKAREMLHTKYHEVEKLNTALNIKW; from the exons ATGAAGGATCATCAGTCAGAACAAAAGAATGGGATTCCCATGCTTGCCTCTGCGTGTCCAG GCTGGGTATGTTATGCTGAAAAGACCCATGGAAGTTATATTTTACCTTACATAAG CACAACAAAATCTCCACAACAAATCATGGGCTCTGTAGTGAAGAGCCATTTTGCTGCATCATTAGAAAAAAG ACCTGACGATATTTACCACGTAACTATTATGCCTTGTTATGATAAGAAACTTGAAGCTTCCAGAGAAGATTTTTATAACGACATATACAGAACCAGAGATGTGGATTGCGTTATTTCTACAC TTGAACTTGAAAAgatgtttgaagaaaaagaagttagcTTTACAGAGCTCGAGAATGCGCATTTAGATAATCT ATTCTCAAGTGTTGACGGAGATGAGCTTGTTGGCCATTCTGGCGGTGGTTCG GGAGGTTATCTGGAACATATCTTGACTTTTGCAGCCAGAGAG TTGTATGGCAGAACGATAGATGATATCACTTACAAGACACTGAGAAATAAAGACTTTAAGGAAGTCACTTTACAG GTGGACGGTCAAGATGTCTTGAAATTTGCAGCAGCGTATGGATTTAGAAATATTCAG AATCTTGTCCAAAAACTCAAGCGTGGCAAATCTCCTTACCATTTTGTGGAAGTTATGGCCTGCCCATCAG GCTGTCTCAATGGAGGTGGCCAAATAAGACCTGGCGACGGGGAAACGTCAAAAGAATTGTTGAGTAGATTGGATGAACTTTATAATTCACTCAG ATCAAGAAAACCAAGTGAAAATCCAGCAGTGGAAAAGCTATACGA TGAATGGCTAGGCGGGGAATCTTCTGAGAAG GCAAGAGAGATGCTTCACACAAAATACCACGAAGTAGAAAAATTAAACACAGCACTCAACATTAAGTGGTAA